In the Entelurus aequoreus isolate RoL-2023_Sb linkage group LG16, RoL_Eaeq_v1.1, whole genome shotgun sequence genome, agactataaaaaacgggagccattacctccctgcttggcactcagcatcaagggttggaattgggggttaaatcacccaaaaattattcccgggcgcggccaccgctgctgctcactgctcccctcacctcccagggggtgaacaagggtgatgggtcaaatgcagagaagaatttcgccacacctagtgtgtgtgagtctATATATGGCCATAACATaaggcccacacacacacatttgcacaCACCCGTACTTTCTagtattaccttcttgagacctccgtaaAATTCCTAccactttaggaccaccctttctagatatataaagatttatattaacaacattaataatatatacaaactatgcaaatataaaaaaaggtaagcttttaggtttttggttttttttaatttttaattttgtgtttgtaattggtatttaatctttattatttacttcaagttattaaagtatgtctctatatacatttttttttttttcaatacatttgGGCCAAAGGGGCcgaatttaaatttcttacacacacttgttattgcatatgttggccagagggggagcatttcaaatttttacacacacttgttatttcatatgttggccagagggggaccacttcaaatttttacacacacttgttatttcatatgttggccagagggggagcacttcaaatttttacacacacttgttatttcatatgttggccagagggagagcacttcaaatttttacacacacatgttatttcatattttgaccCGACGGGGagcgcttcaaatttttacacacacttgttatttcatatgttggccagagggggagcatttcaaatttttacacacacttgttatttcatatgttggccagagggggagcacttcaaatttttgcacacacttgttatttcatatgttggccagagggggagcacttcaaatttttgcacacacttatttcatatgttggccagagggagagcacttcaaatttttacgcacacttgttatttcatatgttggccagagggggagcacttcaaatttttacacacacttgttatttcatatgttggccagagggggagcacttcaaatttttgcacacacttgttatttcatatgttggccagagggggagcacttcaaatttttgcacacacttatttcatatgttcatatagggaagtccttctttagctgctgtcttgtttaatcatatattgctgcctttgcacctgtcaatgtttacttttgtaaacaaaaaaatcctgactttggagcaatgttcacggactctattaTTTGTCTCTgtattaaatgcaatggttttccgtattgggaccatgattccggtcctaacttgttcaccggtcctcatatggaagctacttttccttgttgctgtctcaagaagggtagaaatagccCAGCTCTATTTCATATTTAACATAAATTTACTAATACTTGTATTTAAAGCTCTGCACTATGAAGTTTCTAAAAACGTTTTAATCATAAAAATGTGTTGTACTATAAATTTGATGAGAAttttgtatacagtatattaatacattttgttttctaataataaaataaaaaatgacttaTAAATGATGAGGCTGTGTAACACCCACTTTATGTTTTTGGAGTTTTGCTAACAAAAATACCAACATTTTGTAAAACTATTTTACTGATTTGTTGAGTTTCTTAAAAAAATCAATCactaatttaatttaatgttgaTTTTCTTTCTgcgtaaaaaataatttaatgtttatatatttttattttttttttacattaaaaatgtcCTATTTCTGTTTTATTCGTTTTTTAATGGTTTAAAACAGAAATATTGTATTTTGATTTAAAATGGTATAATTCTGGTATACACCGTTAAAAAGCTAAAATAAATTACACTaggaaaaaaacccccaaaaaaacaacttaatgaACTAACttaccgatttaaaaaaaaatcaaaacaggaatattatatattttcattttattttttggaataaaaatgtaataattgtattttaaaccatttaaAAATCATTCACTAATTTAAtgatttattgctttttttaatagttttgaaaaatcaatcaccAAATTAATGATTTGTTGAGTTTTTAATGGgttaaaaacaattatattattttattattcaaataaaatattttttgtattaaatttgCATACAAAAATAGAAATGAGTGAcctaatttaatgttttttttcaatgtttaaagcagaaatatatttttcaaaaatgtaatacCTTACTTTTCCTGCCTTACGAAATGTGTTTAATCCCATTTTGAAGTAGTAGCTTAAGCAacacttaaaataattttcaagatatatatatatatatatatatatatatatatatatatatatatatatatatatatatatatatatatatatatatatatatatttttttttttaaattttattttatttatttttttttaaatttctctttttttaatgtattttattttaaataaataaaaatatatttttatttatttattttattttttaatttatttttttctctctcttttttaaatgtattttattttatttttatttttttaataaaacgttCAAGTATATTATATTTCCAATGATGATGTTGTAAGAAATGCACTTTTTGTGTTTTGGAGTTTGTTAACAAACTAAAATGATGTTTAATGATTTGGTAATTGTCTTaatggttaaaaaataaatattaatttttttttcaaattaaatatatttattttatttaacaaaacaaaacagggaTAACTAACCAGAAATATTTTAAGATTTAATCTTTTTTTGTGTATTAATATGCAAATACGTGATTCAGTAAAAATAAGGCAAAATTAAGTTGACACTTTTGTTGGTTTCCAGCAATAATTCAGAAATGAAGGGAAACTTGTTATATTTGAGCGGTTCACAGTAAGATGCAACTAGTTCTCCCAAAACGTGACATTTAGACTGTGAGCGCAAGAAGGACAGGAAACAGATTTGAGTCTTTTGAGTTTGTTTATGTGGTCTTTAGGTGGTTTCACTTTGAACGTCCATTCAACCTGCGCTGAAGCACAGGAAGTTCATCTCTTTgaaccaaaacacaacaacaacgttTGACAGGACGATAGAAAACACGACGCTGCTTGTTGTTGGCGACTATTTACACGACACATTGTTGTACATTTCAGCAAtcatcatttatttacacatatgtacacacgtTTCCCCCGGCAGGTGGTCGTCACGCTGTGAAGAAAAAAAGTGaggtttgtacaaaaaaaatgtacaaaaataaataaactagtgagtgttttttttttacctatgagTTGAGAATTGCGTTCTGGATGCTCTCGAAGACGTGGTCGTATATGTCGTCTTTTGACGTCAATCCGTCGAGGTATTCTAGAATAGGTGAGCTAAGTTTTTATCAAGCCCCAAAAAACACATTGGCAATTTTGCATTGGGGGCAAGTGGGACACTGCCCCGTCACattcagtacactgcaaaaagtcagtgttcataagcaagaaaaaaatatataaaaatgaggggtattttattagaactaagcaaaattatctgccaatagaacaagaaaattcggcttgtcaagatttccaaaacaagtaaaattagctaactaatgaacctaaaaataccttaaaataagtatattctcactaataacaaaaagtgacaaaatatgttactgtCCTATTTCTGCATGGAGCGTTTAGGGGGCCACTTTtccagaatattcttattttgttTATTCCGGACAACCAGTGTCCTCTACGGTAGACatgtattttgtcaaagttacagaggtttttttgttttttttttacgaaaaagctagtcaaagatcatctatatgacagcactctcctgttttgctgcaaaaatgtgagtctctgacatgttttttttcaactgaacccaccagttgaatagcccacgtAATGAAATAGagtggacctaaaatggaaccttgaggaacaccactagtataactaaagaagttgaacaaaggactgcactgcaaaaagtcagtgttcaaaaacaagaaaaaataaataaataatgaggggtattttatttgaactaagcaaaattatctgccaatagaacaagaaaattcggcttgtcaagactttctaaaacaagtcaaattagttaacctcaatgaacccaaaaatagcttaaaataagtatattctcactaataacaagtgcacttttcttggtagaaaaaaaaagagacctttttgctcaatatgttgaaaaatattcttaaatgaagtaaatgctagtgccattatcttgacataatgatatgcgctcggcatcatgatttttttcttcatgcttgaagtaagaaatgattactttaaaaatgtagttttatacttgtgagtagagatgtccgatatatgcgttaaaatgtaatatcggaaattatcggtatcgtttttttaattatcggtatcgtttttgttttgttttttgtttttgtttttttattaaatccacataaaaaacacacgatacacttacaattagtgcaccaacccaaaaaacctccctcccccatttacactcattcacacaaaagggttgtttctttctgttattaatattctgcttcctacattatatatcaatatatatcaatacagtctgcaagggatacagtccgtaagcacacatgattgtgcgtgctgctgctccactaatagtactaacctttaacagttaattttactaattttcattcattactagtttctatgtaactgtttttatattgttttactttcttttttattcaagaaaatgtttttaatttatttatcttattttactaatttttttaaaaaagtaccttatcttcaccatacatggttgtccaaattaggcataataatgtgttaattccacgactgcatatatcggttgatatcggtatcggtaattaaagagttggacaatatcggaatattggatatcggcaaaaagccattatcggacatccctacttgtgagtgttgatgacacagctttgcaacagttgatattctagtttcaagcatgttttactcaatatagctcatcaaatctcagcaacaagctgtaatatcttactgagatcatttaggaccaaaacacttaaaacaagtaaaacactctaacatcaaatctgcttagtgagaagaattagacagaaaataagcaaatatcacccttatttgagatatttcttcttgcttagatttcagtttttgcagtgtagatggtGCATCGGTGGAATAAAAGATTCCCCCGTTTTCGTACAAAGTGGTGTGATACGAGTTTGGGAGGAATTAAATGTGTGGGGCAAAGGAACCCTACGCCCCCAGTTGTTCATTGTTTGACTTCCTTCCCTTGCCAAATATCCCTGTCTTTTCTAGTATTTGCCAGGGAAACGGTACAATGATGTTGAAGGCTAGCGAGCAACAATGTCTGCAAACATTTGACGTAATAAGCAGGAGACATGATGCGTTCAATATCACTTATTTTGTTGCAAAATAGTGTGAAATAATGTTTCATGATTAGGGTGCTGCTCctggagaattttttttttgacgaaACTCcccgtccttttttttttaagccatGCTTTGgtggccttttttttaatccagtTTGCAATGTGATTGTTTTGTATTCCTTTATTGAGCCAGGGGCACAAATCACGCTGCCCTacgaagtctgcctagcaacaaatgGTCACCAACATCTGACATAATAAGCAGGGAAAAAATGGTATTAAGTTACTCATTTTGTTTCAggagagtgtaaaaaaaaaaaagaagtgtttttcAGAATCCCGATAGAGCTGTTGACTTCCTGTTTCTGCCGTATCTCCCTGTCCTTTTCATTCTCTACATCAAATTGGTATGCATTGGTCATTTCGTTGCACAATAGTGTGAAACGGGTCCCACACTTATAGTCCCCCAGACAATCTCCCTGTCCTTCTTTGCCCTTGTGGgcaaatcaatcatcaatcaatcgtttatttatatagccctaaatcacaagtgtctcaaagggctgcacaagctcagATCccaaataagggcaaggaaaaactcaatggCAATgagaaagtaccaatgattgtcacacacacactaggtgtggtgaaatttgctttctgcatttgaccaatccacttgttcaccccctggggggtgaggccggggtttgaactcacgacctacccatctcagggcggaccctctaaccactaggccactgagcaggtctttaGTCAGTTTATTGAAGTACAAGAAACCAGGAGTAGTTCCTGTAGTACTGTACTTTGGcatgaagttaagttaaagtaccaatgattgtcacacacacacactaggtgtggtgaaattaacctctgcattcgacccatccccttgttccaccccctgggaggtgaggggagcagtgagcagcagcggtggtcgcgcccaggaaccatttttggtgatttaacccccaattccaacccttgatgctgagtgccaagcagggaggtaatggctcccatttttatagtctttggtatgaactcacgacctacccatctcagggcggaccctcTAACCACTGAACCACTGGGAAGTGTTTGTGTTGACGTACCTATTCTGTCACATTGACTCTCCATTTCTTTGCGGTGCTTCAGGTACATGGGCCACACGTGGCCATCAAACAGGCCAGGCGGGTCGGGGATGGTGTAGGTCCTCGTACTGCGAAGACACAGTCCAACAGATCAAAGGACTGGGCAAACCTGACGACGATGCGGACGGCGAGAGATGGCTACCTTCTCCTCCTCTTGCACTCCTCATAAGGAAGCGAGATGTAGAAGCTTTTGTCGTAAGCGTCCATGAGAGGCCTGCAGGGAGAGTCAAGAACCGCTTACTACTTCTGGAAAGCCTGGAGGGTTTTGAAGGGTTGACCCACTTGTAGTTGTAGATGAGGAAGCCCTCCACAATGAGGATATGGATCCTCTCCTCCTTCAACGAGTCGCATTCCTCGGCTTCGGGTGACAGGCGAACTCCGTGGGAGTGGGCGAACTTGACCGGGTTCTCCTGCCAGCCTCTCACCGTGCTGACCATGGCCTCCATGTCCAGGGCCGTGATGACTGGtaggaagaaaagaaaaagcgGGTTTGAGCAGACATTAGTCACTGTTACTCAACAGGTGTGCTACTCAGTTTAGCATTGCTTGGGTTACCAAAGAATGTGCAGGATAAGAAAAGTGCATTTCTTTCCTACGCCAAATCCATTCTTACCATCCCACTGTCTAAAGCCGTCCTCCCCGACTTCTATTTGATCGGGCTTCTGAAATAACAGTCACCAGTAAAACATTGTTGCAATCTAGTAAGCAGTCGCAGCTGATCACACCTGGACGGGGCAAGTCAACGACCCAAGAAGCCAACGACCATCGAGTTTGAACTACGGACGTAGCCTTTACCGGAGAGAAGGTCAATTCTATTCCGATTCATACAGAAAACACAAGCAGAGCGCTCTCTGCGGATTctaagaatctactgcaaaaactcgAGTCAAAGATCTTCCGtacgacaggagtgctctgcggaTTTTACAAACTTATGCTGTTCAAACAAGAGCTTTGCCATTTTTTTTTCGAGGACCTACAGCTAATAAATAGTCAAAGGTcctttaaatcagtggtccccgaccttgtttgcaccacggaccggtttattgTAGGGCAAatcattttcagggaccggctttccacttgtgccagatgaatacagcaaaaataagtgcattaaaAATACAACTCAGTGGGAGCCCTAGGCTTGTATTTTTGCAATTGAgatctgtcagaataattgtatctaagttatcccaaaactttgtgtttcaatgagttcctggCGAGcatacaaaagctgtctttgatcctaccaatcaaagggcttgtaaaactccactgtgtaggatggggagcgacatgagggtgtcggtttctttgatgtatagTAATCCactggaagattttgtcttgacccgagatctacaaagcggagaggaggcagggcctgaccccccctccaggcaccttttctttgaactgttttgtgaccgagggcaacggctgtttacgaccttttctttgaactgttttgtaaccaaaggcagcggctgtttacaacccccttcctttagaaacagctgttgccatgtaatcagggaaagtccaaaaaaaagaggaggcgtaaaatctttcatcagagcgtggtgggacactgtacaaagagtacagcccagaagttactcctcaattgagccaaatttaattctgtctctgttcaactccttgcttctttgtctgtttaatagatgtcatcggtgtttgaacctgacaagatcCCTAGCAGGTTGATGGTAAACTGCAGATGGAAATccccctttggctacaatctgtcacatttatacttTATtcgttcattaatgtgcattgtatcatgtcacaaagttagaacaaatataacaaatggctgtaattattatgtatatattatcacacaacttttatgcttaagggccgttgctatagttattatcaattgtgctgaagttgaaTTTTCTTTGTcggtgcaaagctggcaatccaaaagttTGTCAGCCAgcctcgtatcagtgtttgtttccagaaccggcctgctgactgccaaggccgaacatcgagtaccgtgacgcagatagagcagagacaaggcgatatcatgactgtcagcacatttgcatttttgtataatcatatattgtgtctaactggagctgtcgagattaccccccttccctcagcgacagcttcagtgacgtaaccagggacctcccaaataaataggggAAGCACCTGGGCTAGACTGTAGGGCGTttttttggatctgtaactagagtacagcccaaataacgtcttttctcaattgagcaaaattttactctgtctctgcatgattccttgcttctcgtcggTTTAATAGAtgacatcagtgtttgaacctgacaatggcaacttcctatgaggagttctattggggttagggttagggttaaccctataaacaagcttattggggtTTCTAGTGGGACAGGGGAAAGTTAAGTCGGAGTAAAGGCAGTcgtttataatt is a window encoding:
- the LOC133631536 gene encoding nicotinamide riboside kinase 2-like, with the protein product MKMIIGIGGVTNGGKTTLTNRLLGTLPNCCVVYQDDFFKKPDQIEVGEDGFRQWDVITALDMEAMVSTVRGWQENPVKFAHSHGVRLSPEAEECDSLKEERIHILIVEGFLIYNYKPLMDAYDKSFYISLPYEECKRRRSTRTYTIPDPPGLFDGHVWPMYLKHRKEMESQCDRIEYLDGLTSKDDIYDHVFESIQNAILNS